tatcgatacaATTAAACATTTCTATTACATATTGTCTTGATCATAATGAAGCTATAacgaatttgtttcttttggaGAGatcttgtatttcttttttccttcttctttttttttttttttttttaataacaaatatgaattatttatgataGTAAAAGTATAAcctatatatcatatttacaaTGCGATTGAAATTATGTATtggtttaatataataattataaaggtGTTGCTAATGTTTTCATTGTAGATACTAATTCGTCATATAGATCCTTATATTCAGGATGTTCTTTGATAAGTACCATAAGGCTACCACGTTTTACACCCATAGCAGTACCGATATCCAATCTAGATGGAGTATAACAGTATGGAATATCTTTATCCTCGCAGACGATTGGTAAATGACACATAATCTCTATTGGAAAAACATCTCCGGCAAAAATGACTAATCTAaaggattaaaatttataaacgttattacacGTATACATTAATAGAACTTATTAATGAagcttttgtttctttttttttttttctgtctcacCCCTTTTCCCCTTTGCGTATGTGTTTCTGCACGTCTTTCAATCCATTGCGTAGATACGTTCTATGTTTTGAtgctgtaataaaatatttcaaatctaTCGTTGAATTATTGTTTAACATTAGAAGAggataattcaaataaaaacattaaaattacctttttttatacatttataaattttcttcgccAATTTTCTCGATGCCATTGGTTTAGCAATAGAATTaacatatttcaatttatcttCATAACTAAGTTCTCCTCCTTCTTGTAAACTTTCATCCACCTCCATTTTAACAATCGATTCGTTCATTATTTTAacagaaattaatataattcccaaactaatatatttttaataatattattctcgcACTCTCTCTCGAACACGTGTTTTGTGCGTCTATCTGAACTATCTGTTTGTAAGATATGAAAACTACTAAATTCAACCGAAGCGACATCTATGAATGGAATttgacaatgacgataaattcaaaattatttctatcgatattCTCACACatagttttgtttttattaataactaataccaatgataattttaattatatatatttattatatcatttgttTGATATAATAcgcacaacaacaacaacgacaaaatatagatatttatgttATCGAATTATATATTGGTATTGATGATCTTTCAAAATCAGCTGTCCGTCAGTGGTGCCAACTTtatcaaatgatattaaaaaaaagaccgCGGATATTTATTTGctcttaattaacaaatatatatatatatatatagacagatagatacaCATGCAGTagtatatcaatatttataaataataaaataacattttacaAGATGAAAcaaattcattgataaatcgataaaattgttTGTGCTAAGAGGAATATAATGTTCTTTGTGTTTGTTAGTAcactgtatacatatatatatatatatatatatatatatatatatcccataATGCGCAGACATACCGTTGACAATgggaattttgaaaaatgtcttGCTTTGATCGAAGAAGAATGGTAGGAGAGTGATAATTAGCGCGTATCGGTTGTGTATATACACCGCGGCGCCACTGAACTCCAGTGTAGCAACTCATCTCGTATTACGATCGTATCacgtcgtcgtttctttaCTCGTGTCTCGTGAAAGCTTAATCCTATCGTAAAATGCCTCCGAATTTGGACGATTGCGTGAAAATGGCGGAATAAAATGGCAGGACGTAGATCGACTTTAAGCAATGTCGAATCCTTGTCGGGATCAGGAAATACTGATCCTTTAAGAGAATTATTCGAAGCCTGTAAAACTGGTGATCTTACGAGAGTTAAGGCGTTGGTTACACCAAAGACAGTTAATGCACGAGATACCGCTGGACGCAAGGCCACTCCACTGCACTTTGCAGCTGGTGAGCTCAATCATATCGTGGGCAAATGAATGAtcctttgtttttataataccATTTTgacaataaatacatttaccAAGAGATAAATGTCGTGTggttaattttacaaaaaaaaaaaaaaaaaaaaaaaaaaaaaagaaaaagaaaaagaacaaaaaaattattgacacGATATATCACTCgagtatttttataaaattatttttaataaaataatcgtctTCGTtgcttttctatatttttttcttttcctttttatttatttatttatttatttttttttttattttttttctccattcgGATCTTTATATCCTGACAgtataatcaaaaattttgttttcatgCATTGTTGAACAGGCTATGGGAGAATAGACGTAGTAGAGTTTCTTCTTTCTGCCGGTGCATCGATTCAAGCAAGAGACGATGGTGGTTTACATCCACTGCATAACGCATGTTCTTTTGGACATTCCGATGTTGTAAGATTGCTTCTTGAAGCAGGAGCTAATCCTAATACAAGAGATAATTGGAATTATACACCTTTGCATGAAGCTGCCATTAAGGTATTACTTCTAAAGGAATTGATAAAAcgttattgaattaattataaaattctttaaatgatattatcccTTCTAAGGGTAAGATAGACGTATGCATAGTATTGTTGCAACATGGAGCTGATGCAAATATTAGAAATGCCGAGGGAAAGACTGCATTGGAATTGGCAGACGCTGCTACTAAGCCAGTTTTAACAGGAGAATATAGAAAGGATGAACTTTTAGAAGCTGCAAGATcaggaaacgaagaaagattaTTACAGCTTTTAAATCCACTTAATGTCAATTGTCACGCTAGCGACGGACGAAGATCAACACCTTTGCATTTAGCAGCTGGATATAATAGATCTAGAGTTGTACAAATTCTTCTTCAAAATGGTGCGGACGTACACGCGAAGGACAAAGGGTATGCATAATGATTGAAATGCATAAAAtggtttttattaaatttttatagaaaaatgaacATAGAGATTTTATTTGATAGAGGACTTGTTCCCCTTCAtaatgcttgttcttatggaCATTTCGAAGTAACAGAAGCACTTCTTAAACATGGAGCCGCTGTAAATGCTAGCGATTTATGGGCATTTACTCCATTGCATGAAGCCGCTAGTAAATCCAGAGCAGAAGTTTGTTCTTTACTTTTAAGCGAAGGTGCAGATCCAACTCAATTGAATTGTCACAGCAAGAGCGCTATCGATGTTGCACCTACCGTAGAATTACAAGAAAGATTAGCATGTaagtattgtattatttatatatttaaaaactgACGTGCAATAATTTTGgtattcttctttcctttctttttttttttcttttttttctttttccttttttagacGAATATAAAGGCCATTGTTTATTGGACGCCTGCAGGCAGGCTGATCCAACTAAATTGAAAAAGTATTTGTCTCAGGATGTTGTCAATTTTAAACATCCATATACCGGGGATACGCCATTGCATTGCGCGGTTGCATCGCCTTATCCAAAACGAAAAcagattattgaaattttaattagaaaaaatgctgccatgaatgagaaaaataaagacttTCTTACGCCTTTACACGTGGCTACTGACCATTCGCATTACGATGCAATGGATATATTACTTAGGCATAATGCTAAAGTAAATGCATTAGATGGCCTAGGACAAACTGCTTTACACAGGTAATGTTAATCGTTAGAAAATTCGTCAAAAGTTAATGATCCCGAATGATATCAAGTTCACCAAACTAAAAACGTATCCGTGTACTTAGGTGCGTTAGAGAGGACAATGTGCAAGCATGTagaatattgttatcgtacaACATCGATCCTTCAATTGTATCTCTTCAAGGTTATACGGCGGCACAAGTTGCCGCggaaaatgttttaaaaatattacaaggtATATAAtgtcatgaaaaatattttcatcctttctttatatatgatTCAAATATTTCTGATTAAttctatacgtatattatttatagatcCACCTAGTGGAACCGACGACGCAGAAGCACAGCTTTTAGAAGCTAGTAAATCCGGCGATTTGAATGctgtaaaaagaattttacaaaCAAATCCACATGCCGTAAATTGTCGCGATTTAGATGGCCGACACTCTACACCTCTGCATTTTGCAGCAGGTTTTAATAGAGTGCCCGTCGTCGAATACCTTTTGGCACATGGTGCGGATGTACATGCCAAAGATAAagggtatatatgtatatctatatacacacacacacacacgcacacgtatACGCATCATCTTTTGTCAAAATTAAGGATAATTTAACTTGAACTCGTTTAACGTGCTTATTCTAACGTTGCCAATGATTATCgcaattaattcaatttaattttatagcgGATTGGTGCCCCTTCACAATGCTTGCTCTTATGGTCATTACGAAGTAATAGAATTATTAGTAAAACATGGCGCATCAGTGAATGTCGCAGATTTGTGGAAATTTACTCCCCTTCATGAGGCTGCGGCTAAAGGTAAATGCGAAATCGTTCGATTGTTATTAAGGCACGGCGCAGATGCaactaaaaaaaatagagacgGAGCAACTCCTCTTGATCTAGTAAGAGAAGGGGACCAAGATGTTGCAGATTTATTGTGTGGAAATAGTGCCCTTTTGGATGCCGCAAAAAAAGGGAATCTAGCCAGGGTGCAAAGGCTGGTTACGCAAGATAA
This Vespa crabro chromosome 7, iyVesCrab1.2, whole genome shotgun sequence DNA region includes the following protein-coding sequences:
- the LOC124425623 gene encoding poly [ADP-ribose] polymerase tankyrase produces the protein MAGRRSTLSNVESLSGSGNTDPLRELFEACKTGDLTRVKALVTPKTVNARDTAGRKATPLHFAAGYGRIDVVEFLLSAGASIQARDDGGLHPLHNACSFGHSDVVRLLLEAGANPNTRDNWNYTPLHEAAIKGKIDVCIVLLQHGADANIRNAEGKTALELADAATKPVLTGEYRKDELLEAARSGNEERLLQLLNPLNVNCHASDGRRSTPLHLAAGYNRSRVVQILLQNGADVHAKDKGGLVPLHNACSYGHFEVTEALLKHGAAVNASDLWAFTPLHEAASKSRAEVCSLLLSEGADPTQLNCHSKSAIDVAPTVELQERLAYEYKGHCLLDACRQADPTKLKKYLSQDVVNFKHPYTGDTPLHCAVASPYPKRKQIIEILIRKNAAMNEKNKDFLTPLHVATDHSHYDAMDILLRHNAKVNALDGLGQTALHRCVREDNVQACRILLSYNIDPSIVSLQGYTAAQVAAENVLKILQDPPSGTDDAEAQLLEASKSGDLNAVKRILQTNPHAVNCRDLDGRHSTPLHFAAGFNRVPVVEYLLAHGADVHAKDKGGLVPLHNACSYGHYEVIELLVKHGASVNVADLWKFTPLHEAAAKGKCEIVRLLLRHGADATKKNRDGATPLDLVREGDQDVADLLCGNSALLDAAKKGNLARVQRLVTQDNINCRDTQGRNSTPLHFAAGYNNLEVAEFLLERGADVNAQDKGGLIPLHNASSYGHLDIAALLIKYNTIVNATDKWGFTPLHEAAQKGRTQLCALLLAHGADPFLKNQEGQSPVDLASADDVRCLLQDAMASQQVVPSVPSGNNGVGLGININGNGGSTINSRPPSIVAVPVTPPPPLTQETVIMPSGAAMTLCVPLARPSSCLSPMPPSDSNSERESKDMCKENNSSNITTVAGFLQSLGLEHLLELFERERITLDILAEMCHEDLKQVGVTAYGYRHKLIKGMEKLLTTATGTLWQPSITPGTLLVDLLTEDKEFLAVEEEMQSTIRQHRDNGHAGGIFSRYNIVRIQKVQNRKLWERYAHRRQEVAEEVGAAAPASPGTGPRSTPSSAVPQANERMLFHGSPFINAIVQKGFDERHAYIGGMFGAGIYFAEHSSKSNQYVYGICGGTGCPSHKDRSCYICHRHLLLCRVTLGKSFLQFSAMKMAHAPPGHHSVMGRPSQGGLAFPEYVVYRGEQAYPEYLITYQIARPQQESGGSESVEER
- the LOC124425628 gene encoding H/ACA ribonucleoprotein complex subunit 2-like protein, with amino-acid sequence MNESIVKMEVDESLQEGGELSYEDKLKYVNSIAKPMASRKLAKKIYKCIKKASKHRTYLRNGLKDVQKHIRKGEKGLVIFAGDVFPIEIMCHLPIVCEDKDIPYCYTPSRLDIGTAMGVKRGSLMVLIKEHPEYKDLYDELVSTMKTLATPL